A genomic stretch from Flavobacterium sp. KS-LB2 includes:
- a CDS encoding diphosphomevalonate/mevalonate 3,5-bisphosphate decarboxylase family protein produces MIATNDFIPSPYTHSVENGNFQWSAPSNIALVKYWGKKENQIPANPSVSFTLNNCKTITKLAFAKKDNDDKFSFDLLFEGQPKEDFKPKIQKFLERIEIYLPFLKDYHFTIDTENTFPHSSGIASSASGMAALAMNLMSVEKALNPEMTDDYFYQKASLLARLGSGSACRSVKGQVVVWGSQKNISGSSELFGVEFPHAIHENFRNYQDTILLVDKGEKQVSSTVGHDLMHNHPFAERRFAQAHENLDQLIAIFKSGNLDEFIKIVESEALTLHAMMMTSMPYFILMKPNTLEIINAIWKFRNATQIPVCFTLDAGANVHVLYPKNVSKQVLQFIQNELVGYCQNGQYICDEIGNGAVLI; encoded by the coding sequence ATGATTGCAACAAACGATTTTATTCCATCACCATATACACATTCAGTTGAAAACGGAAACTTTCAATGGAGCGCGCCAAGTAATATTGCTCTCGTAAAGTATTGGGGGAAAAAGGAGAATCAAATTCCTGCGAATCCTTCGGTGAGCTTTACGTTGAATAATTGCAAAACAATTACCAAATTGGCTTTCGCCAAAAAAGACAATGATGATAAATTCTCTTTTGACTTGCTTTTTGAAGGACAACCTAAAGAAGATTTCAAACCAAAGATTCAAAAATTTCTAGAGCGTATCGAAATCTACTTGCCTTTTTTAAAAGACTACCATTTTACGATTGATACTGAAAACACCTTTCCGCACAGTTCGGGAATTGCTTCATCAGCCTCTGGAATGGCTGCTTTGGCTATGAATTTGATGAGTGTAGAAAAAGCATTAAACCCGGAAATGACTGATGATTATTTCTATCAAAAAGCGTCTTTATTAGCGCGTTTGGGTTCTGGAAGTGCTTGCCGTAGTGTCAAAGGACAGGTTGTAGTTTGGGGAAGCCAAAAGAACATTTCTGGAAGTTCTGAATTATTTGGAGTGGAATTTCCTCATGCCATTCATGAGAATTTCAGAAATTACCAAGACACTATTTTACTGGTTGACAAAGGAGAAAAACAAGTTTCCAGTACCGTAGGCCATGATTTGATGCACAACCATCCTTTTGCCGAAAGGCGATTTGCACAAGCGCATGAAAACTTAGACCAACTAATTGCTATTTTCAAAAGTGGGAATCTGGATGAATTCATCAAAATTGTTGAGAGTGAAGCCTTGACGTTGCATGCGATGATGATGACCTCGATGCCCTATTTTATATTGATGAAACCGAACACTTTAGAGATTATAAATGCAATTTGGAAATTTAGAAATGCGACTCAAATTCCGGTTTGTTTCACACTTGATGCTGGCGCAAATGTACATGTTTTGTATCCCAAAAACGTTAGCAAACAAGTTTTACAATTTATTCAGAACGAATTAGTTGGCTATTGTCAAAATGGTCAGTACATTTGTGACGAAATTGGAAACGGTGCTGT